In Leptospira harrisiae, a genomic segment contains:
- a CDS encoding enoyl-CoA hydratase/isomerase family protein gives MISFEQIDGIGFIRLSINDKNSFSSESFLELKKVIQTAKESNSKAIVLKSESAGSFSLGLDLTTVSTMDLTKDLAPFLNLFYDNLKNLFTLPVPTIAEISGHALGYGAMLALVCDYRYATEDIRFGLPEVKIGIQVPSFIYALLGEAVGYDAAKRHVLLGDAFKAKEMPNLFEEIAGTEEDLKKKSKSLQTKLKKNSLSAMKDTKLGILNVQRNILALIESDIEATIQSIQSKDAQEGISASVQVRRPVFTS, from the coding sequence ATGATTTCATTTGAACAAATAGACGGAATCGGTTTTATCCGATTAAGTATCAACGACAAGAACAGTTTTTCTAGTGAATCGTTTTTGGAATTAAAAAAAGTGATCCAAACCGCAAAGGAATCCAATTCCAAAGCCATTGTATTAAAGAGTGAATCAGCAGGAAGTTTTTCACTGGGTTTAGACCTGACTACTGTCAGTACAATGGATCTTACTAAAGATTTGGCACCCTTCTTAAATTTGTTCTATGACAACTTAAAGAATCTATTTACACTTCCTGTTCCTACCATTGCGGAAATTTCAGGACATGCTTTGGGTTACGGTGCAATGTTAGCACTTGTTTGTGATTACCGTTATGCTACGGAAGACATTCGATTTGGATTGCCTGAAGTTAAAATTGGAATCCAAGTTCCTTCCTTTATTTATGCCCTACTTGGGGAAGCTGTGGGGTATGATGCTGCAAAACGCCATGTCCTTCTTGGAGATGCTTTTAAAGCAAAAGAAATGCCAAATTTATTTGAAGAAATTGCTGGAACAGAAGAAGATTTAAAGAAAAAATCCAAATCTCTCCAAACAAAATTAAAGAAAAATTCTTTGTCGGCAATGAAGGATACGAAATTAGGAATTTTGAATGTACAAAGAAACATTTTAGCACTGATTGAAAGCGACATCGAAGCTACCATCCAAAGCATCCAATCTAAAGATGCACAAGAAGGAATTTCAGCTTCCGTTCAAGTGAGAAGACCTGTTTTTACTTCTTAA
- a CDS encoding MarR family winged helix-turn-helix transcriptional regulator encodes MSRELPKRFRSVRYFDRISSEIAEIVRLEMEKLGYPGLTTSHFEILTFLLRSTVPINMTQIAKTIEKTKPTCTVLVNRLVKEGLVERNPSPSDGREWALLLSKDGKKIRKKIVTISAKLLSLQTWGISKENEDILYPILEVIYKHIRKKRET; translated from the coding sequence ATGAGTAGAGAACTTCCTAAACGATTTCGTTCCGTAAGATATTTCGATCGAATCAGTTCAGAAATTGCAGAAATTGTCAGGTTGGAAATGGAAAAGTTAGGTTATCCGGGTCTTACCACTTCTCATTTTGAAATACTAACCTTTCTTTTGCGAAGTACCGTCCCAATCAATATGACACAAATTGCCAAAACTATCGAAAAAACGAAACCCACTTGTACGGTTCTTGTAAACAGATTGGTCAAAGAAGGACTTGTGGAACGAAATCCTTCCCCGAGTGATGGAAGGGAGTGGGCTCTCCTCTTATCAAAGGATGGAAAAAAAATACGAAAGAAAATTGTGACTATCTCTGCTAAACTTCTTTCGTTACAAACATGGGGAATTTCAAAAGAAAACGAGGATATTTTGTATCCTATCCTCGAGGTGATTTACAAACACATTCGGAAAAAAAGAGAAACTTAA